One segment of uncultured Propionivibrio sp. DNA contains the following:
- the pgl gene encoding 6-phosphogluconolactonase: MNAPSIPPRWLGFADAATLQTAAVEAIAEAAETALRLRGRFDIVLAGGTTPKAIYAACRALATDWSRWHCYFGDERCLPVDDPERNSVMARSAWLDHVPIPAAQIHAIPAELGATGGAVAYARTLSGAGSFDFVLLGLGEDGHTASLFPGHSWGEAANAADALPVFNAPKPPPERVSMSAARLSRARRVVFAVTGEGKRMAVNSWRAGNPLPAGAISADNAIEIFCEQGLLAPSH; this comes from the coding sequence ATGAACGCTCCATCCATTCCGCCTCGCTGGCTCGGCTTTGCCGACGCCGCGACGCTCCAGACCGCTGCCGTCGAGGCCATTGCCGAGGCAGCGGAAACCGCCCTGCGCCTGCGCGGACGCTTCGACATCGTCCTGGCCGGCGGCACGACGCCCAAAGCCATTTACGCCGCCTGCCGCGCCCTCGCCACCGACTGGTCGCGCTGGCACTGCTATTTCGGTGACGAGCGCTGCCTGCCCGTCGACGACCCCGAACGCAACTCGGTCATGGCGCGCAGCGCCTGGCTCGATCACGTACCGATCCCCGCCGCCCAGATTCACGCCATCCCTGCCGAACTTGGCGCGACCGGCGGCGCCGTCGCCTATGCGCGAACCCTGAGCGGCGCCGGCAGCTTCGACTTCGTTCTCCTCGGCCTCGGCGAAGACGGCCACACGGCCAGCCTCTTTCCCGGCCATTCCTGGGGCGAGGCCGCCAACGCCGCCGATGCGCTGCCGGTCTTCAACGCCCCGAAGCCGCCACCCGAACGCGTCTCGATGAGCGCCGCCCGCCTCAGTCGCGCGCGCCGCGTCGTCTTCGCTGTCACCGGCGAAGGCAAGCGCATGGCCGTCAATAGCTGGCGCGCCGGCAACCCGCTTCCCGCCGGCGCGATTTCCGCCGACAATGCAATCGAAATATTCTGCGAACAAGGGCTTCTCGCGCCTTCCCATTAA
- a CDS encoding sigma 54-interacting transcriptional regulator: MTPILLLSPMQSISDLAPGVAETLGIDITIETSDDASARKIIQSHPDIEVVVTRGGLAEQARQIPGISVVEISMSLNDLLAQLSQLTSAGFKRIGVVSRANLFSGASGDFPILDVHVSIRPQEDEAGTERMVRQMVEEGFEAIIGCRVAYETARALGVRAIFLENGRTSIRSALEEALRILEAKKREKLQAAQLTAIIDNIDEAVIAVTPAREVSFFNRHARRLFAPKPGMAPDFTRLLSVLDTGEKEQVTSVNGNSVIARSIPLEFDHSIQGTVLTLHEVARIQASESKIRSSFHQKGLVARYHFKDLIGESDVMQQLIERAMTYAGHDSNLLVYGETGTGKEVFAQSIHNHSRRKHGPFVSVNIASIAPSLLESELFGYVDGAFTGARKGGKPGLFELAHRGTLFLDEIGELAPEMQSRLLRVLQEREIMRIGDDKIIPIDVRIIAATNRDLFQQTQSGSFRQDLYYRIHVVGLRIPPLRARVDDIPQIFEHYLQRFSAQTGRTPRLNASARQLLKSRPWPGNIRQLRNLAEVMSYRETERVDAEHLAAALGEQEHTVADTGFIAIPDRGTLKEMESEILRHLLARNPADTVCQRLGISRVTLWRKMQALAMSV, translated from the coding sequence ATGACCCCCATCCTGCTGCTGAGTCCGATGCAGAGCATCTCCGACCTCGCGCCCGGCGTGGCGGAAACGCTGGGCATCGACATCACCATCGAAACCTCGGACGACGCCAGCGCCCGAAAGATCATCCAGAGCCATCCGGACATCGAAGTCGTCGTCACCCGCGGCGGACTTGCCGAACAGGCCAGACAGATTCCCGGCATCAGCGTCGTCGAAATCTCGATGTCGCTCAACGACCTGCTCGCCCAGCTGAGTCAACTCACCTCGGCCGGTTTCAAGCGCATCGGCGTCGTCAGTCGCGCCAACCTGTTCAGCGGCGCTTCCGGCGATTTCCCGATCCTCGACGTACACGTCAGCATCCGGCCGCAGGAGGACGAAGCCGGCACCGAGCGCATGGTCCGCCAAATGGTCGAGGAGGGCTTCGAAGCCATCATCGGCTGCCGCGTCGCCTACGAAACCGCGCGCGCCCTCGGCGTCCGCGCGATCTTCCTCGAAAACGGCAGGACCTCGATCCGCAGTGCGCTCGAAGAAGCCCTGCGCATCCTCGAAGCGAAAAAGCGCGAAAAACTCCAGGCCGCCCAGCTGACCGCGATCATCGACAACATCGATGAAGCTGTCATCGCCGTGACGCCGGCGCGCGAAGTGAGCTTCTTCAACCGCCATGCGCGCCGCCTGTTCGCGCCGAAACCCGGCATGGCACCGGATTTCACCCGCCTCCTGTCAGTGCTCGACACCGGCGAAAAGGAACAGGTCACCAGCGTCAACGGCAACAGCGTCATCGCCCGCAGCATTCCGCTCGAGTTCGACCACAGCATCCAGGGCACGGTATTGACGCTGCACGAAGTCGCCCGCATCCAGGCGTCCGAATCGAAGATCCGCTCGTCGTTCCACCAGAAAGGCCTTGTTGCGCGCTACCACTTCAAGGACCTGATCGGCGAGTCGGACGTCATGCAGCAGTTGATCGAGCGTGCCATGACCTACGCCGGCCATGACTCGAACCTGCTCGTTTACGGCGAGACCGGCACCGGCAAGGAGGTCTTCGCGCAGAGCATCCACAATCACAGCCGGCGCAAGCACGGCCCTTTCGTCTCGGTCAATATCGCATCGATCGCGCCCAGCCTGCTCGAAAGCGAGCTCTTCGGCTATGTCGACGGCGCCTTCACCGGCGCCCGCAAGGGTGGCAAGCCCGGACTGTTCGAACTCGCGCACCGCGGCACCCTGTTCCTCGACGAAATCGGCGAACTGGCGCCGGAAATGCAAAGCCGGCTGCTGCGCGTGCTGCAGGAGCGCGAGATCATGCGCATCGGCGATGACAAGATCATCCCGATCGACGTGCGCATCATTGCCGCGACCAACCGTGATCTCTTCCAGCAAACGCAGTCCGGCTCGTTCCGCCAGGACCTCTACTACCGCATCCATGTCGTCGGCCTGCGCATCCCGCCGCTACGCGCCCGCGTCGATGACATCCCGCAGATTTTCGAGCACTACCTGCAGCGTTTCTCCGCCCAGACCGGCCGGACACCACGCCTGAACGCCAGCGCCCGCCAACTGCTCAAGTCGCGCCCATGGCCCGGCAACATCCGCCAGTTGCGCAACCTGGCCGAAGTCATGTCCTACCGCGAAACCGAGCGCGTCGATGCCGAACATCTCGCCGCAGCGCTGGGCGAACAGGAACACACGGTCGCGGACACCGGCTTCATCGCCATCCCCGATCGCGGCACGCTCAAGGAAATGGAATCGGAGATCCTGCGCCACCTGCTCGCCCGGAACCCGGCCGACACCGTCTGCCAACGCCTCGGCATCAGCCGCGTCACCTTGTGGCGCAAGATGCAGGCGCTGGCGATGTCGGTCTAA
- a CDS encoding C4-dicarboxylate TRAP transporter substrate-binding protein: MSVALCVAAGSAMAADVIKIKIAYGNNVGEPNDKAVREWGRLMKERSKGQVEFQYFPSSQLGSQKDVTEQLTIGSNVITISDGGFLMDYVPAFGVTYLPYIYDNKEQLFKLVDSDLFKDLSKQLETKGLYIVHSKWIYGVRNMLATKAATKPEDLKGLKIRVPNIRLSNEMMNAMGATATPMPLAEAYPALMQGVINGAENPIPVLYGGKMFEGAKFLLMTRHQVNLSSWIAGTGFIKKLPPEIVQMLKETGEEAGKFLDKENEVADKDAVKKMEAAGVKVVEVDRAAFKTAMKDFPARFNKEFPPEVMNKVYSIIGHK; the protein is encoded by the coding sequence ATGAGCGTGGCATTGTGTGTGGCGGCGGGCTCGGCGATGGCTGCCGACGTGATCAAGATCAAGATCGCTTACGGCAATAACGTCGGCGAACCCAACGACAAGGCGGTGCGCGAGTGGGGCCGCCTGATGAAGGAACGCAGCAAGGGACAGGTCGAGTTCCAGTATTTTCCGAGCTCGCAGCTTGGTTCGCAGAAGGACGTGACCGAGCAGCTGACGATCGGCTCCAACGTCATCACGATTTCGGACGGCGGCTTCCTGATGGATTACGTGCCGGCCTTCGGTGTCACCTACCTGCCGTACATCTATGACAACAAGGAACAGCTCTTCAAGCTCGTCGACAGCGACCTTTTCAAGGATCTCTCCAAGCAGCTCGAAACCAAGGGTCTGTATATCGTCCATAGCAAGTGGATCTACGGCGTGCGCAACATGCTGGCGACCAAGGCGGCGACCAAGCCGGAAGATCTGAAGGGCCTGAAGATCCGCGTGCCGAACATCCGTCTGTCGAACGAAATGATGAACGCGATGGGTGCGACGGCGACGCCGATGCCGCTGGCCGAAGCCTATCCGGCGCTGATGCAGGGCGTCATCAACGGCGCCGAGAACCCGATCCCGGTGCTCTACGGCGGCAAGATGTTCGAAGGCGCCAAGTTCCTGTTGATGACGCGTCACCAGGTTAACCTGTCGTCATGGATCGCCGGTACCGGCTTCATCAAGAAGCTGCCACCGGAAATCGTCCAGATGCTCAAGGAAACCGGTGAAGAAGCCGGCAAGTTCCTCGACAAGGAGAACGAAGTCGCCGACAAGGACGCCGTCAAGAAGATGGAGGCGGCTGGCGTCAAGGTCGTCGAGGTCGACCGTGCCGCGTTCAAGACGGCGATGAAGGACTTCCCGGCGCGCTTCAACAAGGAATTTCCGCCTGAAGTCATGAACAAGGTCTATTCGATCATCGGCCACAAGTAA
- a CDS encoding TRAP transporter small permease yields MQILRSFYNLVRKLDNFLGMTAMAFIILLACANVFMRYVVGRPWGWVEEVTVFTFVWLTMLGASAVVHVEGHCSIDVLVRRFPSKWQRAVSIFGDLVVLVTLVLLIWFGILLTIKGQTKLTPILGIPYSYVDASVPVSCFFMLMYYGRMFWNSLRGEKNTTNLDDDSVESAQ; encoded by the coding sequence ATGCAAATTCTCAGAAGTTTCTACAATCTGGTGAGAAAGCTCGACAACTTTCTCGGCATGACAGCGATGGCTTTTATCATCCTGCTCGCCTGTGCCAACGTATTCATGCGTTACGTCGTCGGCAGGCCCTGGGGCTGGGTCGAGGAGGTGACGGTCTTTACCTTCGTCTGGCTGACCATGCTCGGCGCTTCCGCCGTGGTGCACGTCGAAGGGCATTGCTCGATCGACGTGCTGGTGCGGCGCTTTCCGTCGAAGTGGCAGCGTGCTGTCAGCATCTTTGGCGATCTCGTCGTGCTGGTCACGCTGGTGCTGCTCATCTGGTTCGGCATCCTGCTGACGATCAAGGGGCAAACCAAGCTCACGCCGATTCTCGGCATTCCCTACAGCTACGTCGATGCCTCGGTTCCGGTCAGCTGCTTCTTCATGTTGATGTACTACGGTCGCATGTTCTGGAACAGCCTGCGCGGCGAGAAAAACACGACCAATCTCGATGACGATTCCGTGGAGTCCGCACAATGA
- a CDS encoding TRAP transporter large permease, whose product MSVLIAFLVMLGLFAINVPVAFAICAATFAYFFIANDMSAIMVVQRMIGGADNLPLLAIPFFMMLGSILNYTGITNRLLKLADALSGHMRGGLAQTNVVLGALIGGPSGAGLADAAMICKVLVPEMSRNGYSRPFAAALTSASALLGPILPPGIGLIIYGFVSDTSIGKLFMGGMGPGILCTILLMVAVDYVARKRGYKPTRPKMASLGEMGKASLEAFWGLMLMVLILGGIRYGIFTPTEAGAVTCIYALIVGFAYRETSWADVKAALAESARANGSIMLILMASAGFAWILTWEGVAAETTELLMSISTSPVVFLLIVNALLILVGMFLDGNAAIIVLTPLLMPTVHALGIDPVHFGIMMIFNLSIGAITPPFGTTMFLTCNLTGVKLDEYMREILPFYVALGVTLMVTTFYPPLSLVLANWVPM is encoded by the coding sequence ATGAGCGTTCTGATTGCTTTTCTGGTGATGCTGGGCCTGTTTGCCATCAATGTGCCGGTGGCCTTCGCCATCTGTGCGGCGACCTTCGCCTATTTCTTCATTGCCAACGACATGTCGGCGATCATGGTCGTGCAGCGCATGATCGGTGGTGCCGATAACCTGCCCTTGCTGGCGATTCCGTTTTTTATGATGCTCGGTTCAATCCTCAACTACACCGGCATCACCAACCGCCTGCTCAAACTGGCCGACGCCTTGTCGGGCCATATGCGCGGCGGCCTGGCGCAGACCAACGTCGTGCTTGGCGCACTGATCGGCGGACCGTCGGGCGCCGGCCTCGCCGATGCGGCGATGATCTGCAAGGTGCTGGTGCCGGAAATGAGCCGGAACGGCTACAGCCGTCCGTTCGCCGCTGCGCTCACTTCAGCGTCCGCGCTGCTCGGCCCGATCCTGCCGCCGGGGATCGGGCTCATCATCTATGGGTTTGTCTCCGATACCTCGATTGGCAAGCTGTTCATGGGCGGTATGGGGCCGGGCATCCTGTGCACGATCCTGCTCATGGTCGCGGTCGATTATGTCGCGCGCAAGCGTGGCTACAAACCGACACGGCCAAAGATGGCGAGTCTCGGCGAAATGGGCAAGGCCTCACTCGAGGCATTCTGGGGCCTGATGTTGATGGTCCTGATCCTCGGCGGGATCCGCTACGGCATATTCACCCCGACCGAGGCCGGTGCGGTGACCTGCATCTACGCGCTGATCGTTGGCTTTGCCTACAGGGAAACAAGCTGGGCCGACGTCAAGGCGGCGCTGGCCGAGTCGGCGCGCGCCAACGGCTCGATCATGCTGATCCTGATGGCATCGGCTGGATTCGCCTGGATCCTGACCTGGGAGGGCGTCGCCGCCGAGACGACCGAGTTGTTGATGAGCATCTCGACGAGCCCTGTGGTGTTCCTGCTGATCGTCAACGCGTTGCTGATCCTGGTTGGTATGTTCCTCGACGGCAATGCCGCGATCATCGTGCTGACGCCGCTGCTGATGCCGACCGTCCATGCGCTTGGCATCGATCCGGTGCATTTCGGCATCATGATGATCTTCAATCTCTCGATCGGTGCGATCACGCCGCCGTTCGGGACGACGATGTTCCTGACCTGCAACCTGACCGGCGTCAAGCTCGACGAGTACATGCGCGAAATCCTGCCGTTCTACGTCGCGCTGGGCGTTACGCTCATGGTGACGACGTTCTATCCGCCGCTGTCGCTGGTGCTGGCGAACTGGGTTCCGATGTAA
- a CDS encoding zinc-binding alcohol dehydrogenase family protein, whose protein sequence is MKSVLLKSPGEIALADIAEPKRGKDEVLIRVRSAGICGSDIGAYRGVNPLVSYPRTIGHEVAGEVLEVPENETELMPGDRVIIEPYVYCGTCYPCSIGHTNCCENLTVRGVHIEGGMAECITHPRHLVHKAPDNIAWELLPLAEPLVISMHAVSQAKVKAGEHVAITGAGQIGLLAAQYALTLGAHPIIIDPVDERLELARRLGVKHAVNPVTVDSIAAIKEITGGRMAEAVIEASGDARAIRNTLEYVAFAGRIALAGWPKNEIPLPTATITRKELSIFGSRNSVGMFPESLRLISEGKIDVSHLLTCSVQIDEAPAMVKAIAENPGEFLKVTCLL, encoded by the coding sequence ATGAAATCCGTATTGTTGAAAAGCCCCGGCGAAATCGCCCTGGCCGATATTGCCGAGCCGAAGCGCGGCAAGGACGAGGTGCTGATCCGGGTGCGCAGCGCCGGTATCTGCGGCTCGGACATCGGCGCGTATCGCGGCGTCAATCCGCTTGTCAGCTACCCGCGCACCATCGGCCATGAAGTGGCCGGTGAAGTGCTCGAGGTGCCCGAGAACGAGACCGAGTTGATGCCGGGTGACCGCGTCATCATCGAGCCCTATGTCTATTGCGGCACGTGCTATCCGTGCTCGATTGGCCACACCAACTGCTGCGAGAACCTGACCGTACGCGGCGTGCATATCGAGGGCGGCATGGCAGAATGCATCACGCATCCGCGCCATCTCGTGCACAAGGCGCCCGACAACATCGCCTGGGAACTCTTGCCTTTGGCCGAGCCGCTCGTCATTTCGATGCATGCGGTCAGCCAGGCGAAGGTCAAGGCTGGCGAACATGTGGCGATCACCGGTGCCGGCCAGATCGGCCTTCTGGCGGCGCAGTACGCGCTGACGCTGGGCGCGCATCCGATCATCATCGACCCGGTCGACGAGCGCCTTGAGCTTGCGCGTCGCCTGGGCGTGAAGCACGCGGTCAACCCGGTAACGGTCGACTCGATCGCGGCAATCAAGGAAATCACCGGCGGACGCATGGCCGAGGCCGTGATCGAGGCCTCCGGCGACGCCCGTGCGATCCGCAACACGCTGGAATACGTCGCGTTTGCCGGGCGCATCGCGCTGGCCGGTTGGCCGAAGAACGAGATCCCGCTGCCGACGGCGACGATCACGCGCAAGGAGCTGTCGATTTTTGGTTCGCGTAACAGCGTCGGCATGTTCCCCGAAAGCCTGCGTCTGATCTCGGAAGGCAAGATCGACGTGTCGCATTTGCTGACCTGTTCGGTGCAGATCGACGAAGCCCCGGCGATGGTCAAGGCAATCGCCGAGAACCCCGGCGAGTTCCTCAAGGTGACCTGCCTGCTGTAG
- a CDS encoding tagaturonate reductase — protein sequence MISLNRASLAEGKLKVEASQPSSLKPVRILQIGDGNFLRAFVDWMVDVANGAGLMNGEVTVVQPLDRGIADLMKAQDQLFTVLLRGVQNGQQVQTKRLVSCVKDTLNPYAQWNVMLAAMQDPSLRFVVSNTTEAGIAYVEEAYGEGKCPANFPAKVTALLLARFKAFGGSPESGLVFLPCELIDTNGSKLRSFVLQFAEAWKLPADFVAWVKAHNVFCNTLVDRIVPGFPAAEAEALYAEFGYKDPLMVAAEPFLLWCIEGPAKIAEELPLHKAGIDVVWTDDLQPYRTRKVRILNGAHTASSLASYCAGLDTVREMTEDPVVSKYLDRVMFEEIVPFVPLPDAERKAYAATIMERFANPHIRHELISIALNSVSKWTVRVLPTVKDFAAQHGKAPAGLAFSLAALLNFYRGSFAANGDYVGQRDAGAYPIKDNADILQIMNAAWAGSSDAAKVAATLLADTRLWGEDLTRVPGLAEQTAAALVRILAVGVKAAMGEL from the coding sequence ATGATTTCACTGAACAGAGCCAGTCTTGCCGAGGGCAAGCTCAAGGTCGAGGCGAGCCAGCCGTCATCACTGAAGCCGGTGCGTATTCTGCAGATCGGCGACGGCAACTTCCTGCGCGCCTTCGTCGACTGGATGGTCGATGTTGCCAATGGTGCCGGGCTGATGAACGGCGAAGTGACCGTCGTGCAGCCGCTCGATCGCGGCATTGCCGACTTGATGAAGGCGCAGGACCAGCTGTTCACGGTGTTGCTGCGCGGCGTGCAGAACGGCCAGCAGGTTCAGACCAAGCGGCTGGTCAGCTGCGTCAAGGACACGCTCAACCCGTATGCACAATGGAATGTCATGCTGGCGGCAATGCAGGATCCGTCGCTTCGCTTCGTCGTCTCGAACACCACCGAAGCCGGTATCGCCTACGTTGAGGAAGCCTATGGCGAGGGCAAGTGCCCGGCCAACTTCCCGGCCAAGGTGACGGCGCTGCTGCTGGCGCGCTTCAAGGCTTTCGGAGGTTCGCCGGAGTCGGGCCTCGTCTTCCTGCCGTGCGAACTCATCGATACCAACGGTTCGAAGCTGCGCAGCTTCGTGCTGCAATTCGCCGAGGCCTGGAAACTGCCGGCCGATTTCGTCGCCTGGGTCAAGGCGCATAACGTTTTCTGCAACACGCTCGTCGACCGCATCGTGCCGGGATTCCCGGCGGCCGAAGCCGAAGCGCTGTACGCCGAGTTCGGTTACAAGGACCCGCTGATGGTGGCGGCCGAGCCCTTCCTGCTCTGGTGCATCGAAGGCCCGGCGAAGATTGCCGAGGAGCTGCCGTTGCACAAAGCCGGCATCGACGTCGTCTGGACCGACGACCTGCAACCGTACCGCACCCGCAAGGTGCGCATCCTCAACGGTGCGCATACCGCCAGTTCGCTCGCCTCGTACTGCGCCGGTCTCGACACCGTGCGAGAAATGACCGAGGACCCGGTCGTCTCCAAGTATCTTGACCGCGTCATGTTCGAGGAGATCGTTCCCTTCGTGCCGCTGCCCGATGCCGAGCGCAAGGCCTATGCCGCGACGATCATGGAGCGCTTTGCCAATCCGCATATCCGTCATGAGCTGATCTCGATCGCGCTCAACTCGGTCTCGAAGTGGACGGTGCGCGTGCTGCCGACGGTCAAGGATTTCGCGGCGCAGCATGGCAAGGCGCCGGCCGGCCTGGCGTTCTCGCTGGCGGCGCTGCTCAATTTCTATCGCGGCAGCTTCGCGGCCAACGGCGATTACGTCGGCCAACGCGACGCGGGCGCCTATCCGATCAAGGACAATGCCGACATCCTGCAGATCATGAATGCGGCATGGGCCGGCAGCAGCGATGCGGCCAAGGTGGCGGCGACGCTGCTGGCCGACACGCGGCTGTGGGGCGAGGACCTGACCCGCGTGCCCGGCCTGGCCGAGCAGACTGCGGCGGCCTTGGTCCGGATCCTGGCCGTCGGCGTCAAGGCGGCGATGGGCGAACTGTAA
- a CDS encoding altronate dehydratase family protein: protein MSKSSVIRLHANDDVLIATQQLVPGNTVADESGADSVTVRDLIPNGHKMAAHDLKAGAPVRRYNQVIGFAKSDIQAGQHIHSHNLGMGDFERDYGIGEGANELPKVEHPATFRGYKRPNGKVGTRNYIAVISSVNCSATVTRAIARHFTPEVLAAFPNVDGVIALPHPEGCGINPNGEGMQMLRRTMVGFAKHPNFAGVLFVGLGCEQNQIAPIIEAIGQHEEGMLQQVIMQAEGGTAAAIRKGVALVEAMLPKANAYQREDASVSHLIVGLNCGGSDGYSGITANPALGGASDLLVRHGATTVLSETPEIYGAEHLLTRRAAKPEIAQKLIDRIAWWKDYCARTGGELDNNPSVGNKAGGLTTILEKSLGAVAKGGTSTLNGVYLFGEPIDAKGFVYMDTPGYDPVSATGQAAGGAQVICFTTGRGSAFGCAGVPTIKLATNNALFERMRDDMDVNCGDLIDGTPMTEISQRIFDAIIRYASGEKVRSEELGYGNDEFLPWRVSAVM from the coding sequence ATGAGCAAGTCTTCCGTAATCCGTTTGCACGCCAATGACGACGTGCTGATCGCGACCCAGCAACTCGTCCCCGGCAACACCGTCGCCGACGAGAGCGGGGCCGACAGCGTGACCGTGCGCGACCTGATTCCCAACGGCCACAAGATGGCGGCGCACGACCTCAAGGCCGGCGCTCCGGTGCGTCGTTACAACCAGGTCATCGGCTTCGCCAAGTCGGACATTCAAGCCGGACAGCATATTCACAGCCATAACCTCGGCATGGGCGATTTCGAGCGCGATTACGGTATCGGCGAGGGCGCGAACGAACTGCCGAAAGTCGAGCATCCCGCCACCTTCCGCGGCTATAAACGGCCGAACGGCAAGGTCGGCACCCGCAATTACATCGCTGTCATTTCGTCGGTGAACTGTTCGGCGACCGTGACGCGCGCCATCGCCCGTCATTTCACCCCGGAAGTCCTGGCGGCCTTCCCCAACGTCGATGGCGTCATTGCGCTGCCGCATCCCGAAGGCTGCGGCATCAACCCGAACGGCGAAGGCATGCAGATGTTGCGCCGGACGATGGTCGGCTTCGCCAAGCATCCGAATTTCGCCGGCGTCCTCTTTGTCGGCCTCGGTTGCGAGCAGAACCAGATCGCCCCGATCATCGAGGCCATCGGTCAGCATGAAGAGGGCATGCTCCAGCAGGTGATCATGCAGGCCGAGGGCGGCACGGCGGCGGCAATCCGTAAGGGGGTCGCCCTGGTCGAGGCGATGCTGCCGAAGGCCAATGCCTATCAGCGCGAGGACGCGTCGGTGTCGCACCTGATCGTCGGTCTCAACTGCGGCGGCTCCGACGGCTATTCTGGCATCACCGCCAATCCGGCGCTGGGCGGCGCCTCCGACCTGCTCGTCCGCCATGGTGCAACGACCGTCTTGTCGGAAACGCCGGAAATTTATGGCGCCGAGCATCTGCTGACGCGCCGCGCAGCGAAGCCGGAGATCGCCCAGAAGCTGATCGACCGCATCGCCTGGTGGAAAGACTACTGCGCACGTACCGGCGGCGAACTCGACAACAATCCGTCCGTCGGCAACAAGGCCGGCGGCCTCACGACGATTCTCGAAAAATCGCTGGGCGCCGTCGCCAAGGGCGGTACGAGTACACTGAACGGCGTCTATCTGTTCGGTGAGCCGATCGATGCCAAGGGCTTTGTCTACATGGACACGCCGGGTTACGATCCGGTCTCGGCGACCGGACAGGCGGCGGGCGGTGCGCAGGTCATCTGTTTCACCACCGGGCGCGGCTCGGCCTTCGGTTGTGCCGGCGTCCCGACGATCAAGCTGGCGACCAACAATGCCTTGTTCGAGCGCATGCGCGACGACATGGACGTCAATTGCGGCGACCTGATCGACGGCACGCCGATGACCGAAATCAGCCAGCGCATCTTCGATGCGATCATCCGCTATGCTTCGGGCGAGAAAGTGCGCAGCGAAGAACTCGGTTACGGCAACGATGAATTCCTGCCGTGGCGCGTCAGTGCCGTGATGTAA
- a CDS encoding bifunctional 4-hydroxy-2-oxoglutarate aldolase/2-dehydro-3-deoxy-phosphogluconate aldolase, whose translation MAAKDRMAVLSAMMDQSVIPVFYHPDVELCKDVIQACANGGAKCVEFTNRGDFAADVFFQVTKYFAKADPSVIMGVGSICDAPTAGIYIANGAKFVVGPLLNADVAKVCNRRGIPYSPGCGSATEIGDAQELGVEIVKVFPGSSVGGPEFVKSVMGPMPWTRIMPTGGVEPTEESLRKWFGAGIVACGVGSNLITKKLLDAKDFKGIEENVRQTIALVKRIKAELAGK comes from the coding sequence ATGGCTGCTAAGGATCGCATGGCGGTATTGTCCGCGATGATGGATCAGAGCGTGATTCCGGTCTTCTATCATCCGGATGTCGAGCTTTGTAAGGATGTTATCCAGGCCTGTGCCAACGGTGGCGCCAAGTGCGTTGAATTCACCAATCGCGGCGATTTTGCAGCGGATGTGTTCTTCCAGGTGACGAAGTATTTCGCCAAGGCCGACCCCTCGGTGATCATGGGCGTCGGTTCGATCTGCGACGCGCCGACGGCCGGCATCTACATCGCCAACGGCGCCAAGTTCGTCGTCGGCCCGCTGCTCAATGCCGATGTCGCCAAGGTGTGTAATCGTCGCGGCATCCCCTACAGCCCCGGTTGCGGTTCGGCGACCGAAATCGGCGATGCGCAGGAACTCGGCGTCGAAATCGTCAAGGTTTTCCCCGGTTCGTCGGTGGGCGGCCCGGAATTCGTCAAGAGCGTCATGGGCCCGATGCCCTGGACGCGTATCATGCCGACCGGCGGCGTCGAGCCGACCGAGGAGTCGCTGCGCAAGTGGTTCGGTGCCGGCATCGTCGCCTGCGGCGTCGGTTCCAACCTGATCACCAAGAAGCTGCTCGACGCCAAGGATTTCAAGGGCATCGAGGAAAACGTGCGTCAGACCATTGCGCTGGTCAAGCGCATCAAGGCCGAACTGGCCGGCAAATAA